CAGCGAACAGGAAGCTGCACCTGCGGGACGCTGCCACGGTGTTGGACGCGTTGCGCGTTCCGCCCGGCAACCGCCTTGAAGCGCTCAAGGGTGACCGGCTCGGACAGCACAGCATCCGCATCAACGATCAGTGGCGGATCTGCTTCCGGTGGACCGATGCTGGTGCTGAAGACGTCGAGGTCGTCG
The window above is part of the Pseudactinotalea sp. HY158 genome. Proteins encoded here:
- a CDS encoding type II toxin-antitoxin system RelE/ParE family toxin — its product is MIRSFADRDTERIWRREPAKRLDPRIHKTANRKLHLRDAATVLDALRVPPGNRLEALKGDRLGQHSIRINDQWRICFRWTDAGAEDVEVVDYH